One region of Micromonospora ureilytica genomic DNA includes:
- a CDS encoding YciI family protein, producing the protein MTLYLLSIHQPQGELPPEPEFLAGVMRQLGELRDELASTGSWVFGQGLHGPETATVLRPRDGEILVTDGPFVEGKEYLGGITIIDVPDLDAALDWGRRYALATTLPIEVRPFQGGAGS; encoded by the coding sequence ATGACGTTGTACCTGCTCAGCATTCATCAGCCGCAGGGTGAGCTGCCGCCGGAGCCGGAGTTCCTGGCCGGTGTGATGCGTCAGCTCGGCGAGTTGCGCGACGAGTTGGCGTCCACCGGGTCGTGGGTCTTCGGGCAGGGCCTGCACGGCCCGGAGACCGCCACCGTGCTGCGGCCCCGCGACGGCGAGATCCTCGTCACCGACGGACCGTTCGTGGAGGGCAAGGAGTACCTGGGCGGCATCACCATCATCGACGTGCCGGACCTGGACGCCGCCCTGGACTGGGGTCGCCGCTACGCGTTGGCGACCACCCTGCCGATCGAGGTCCGCCCCTTCCAGGGTGGGGCCGGGAGCTGA